The proteins below come from a single Methanomassiliicoccales archaeon genomic window:
- a CDS encoding TRAM domain-containing protein, producing MDEKGSAGNLVSIEQGKEYTVRIVDRGKQGDGIARVGGLILFVPGTAPGDEVRVLVTRLGRNCAFAQRIVEGEAAGDTEKKSEE from the coding sequence ATGGACGAGAAAGGATCGGCCGGCAATCTGGTCAGTATCGAACAGGGGAAAGAATACACCGTCCGCATCGTGGACCGTGGAAAGCAGGGTGATGGGATCGCCCGCGTCGGCGGGCTGATACTGTTCGTGCCCGGCACTGCGCCCGGAGATGAGGTGAGGGTGTTGGTCACGCGACTCGGGCGCAACTGCGCCTTCGCCCAGCGGATCGTCGAAGGAGAGGCGGCGGGCGATACGGAGAAGAAGTCGGAAGAATAG